A single region of the Triticum dicoccoides isolate Atlit2015 ecotype Zavitan chromosome 2B, WEW_v2.0, whole genome shotgun sequence genome encodes:
- the LOC119361593 gene encoding FT-interacting protein 4-like — MEHKACTARSDLQQMLVDETAVPKALPLSLLEDITDDFSDDREIGRGGFAVVYKGVLGDRSVAVKKLSKAYMHEMEFHREVECLMRVKHKNVVRFLGYCADRQGSMAKYNGKLVMADVHQRLLCFEYIPKGSLDKYIIDANREWRTCYKIIKGICAGLQFLHENHVIHLDLKPANILLDDSMVPKITDFGLSRCFDENQSRDITKTILGTMGYLAPELREGGIIARNADLYSLGVIIIEILTGQKGYQPTGDVLESWSDKLERSQRDTLCEQIRVCYEIALECRDFNPKKRPASARDIIDRLHEMESIQVWNSNTLLLILHCGLWVKELRKSAIGILEMGILCARNLIPMKAKEGQLSDPYCVVKYGEKWVRTNTLLNTLEPRWNALFTWDVFDFSTVVTVAVFDDCHLSSSSHGRHDARDQQIGKTRIRVAMLDTDRAYTHFYRLITLTPAGVKVTGELQLAVRFTCISWPKMLAMYGKPLLHKMNHTNHIPAAQQDYLRFQAVQMVAKQLERAEPPLRKEVVEYMLDFDSYMFSLRRTKANFYRLTSLFVGVAAIGKWFNGICSWKNPLTTILVHVVFLILVCYSKLILPMVLLCMIAIAAQNYRWRPWHTPHMDMRMSQADYTHPDELDEEFDMLPPTYKDTVLSYLDQVHQDELNTSKRSDDIVRMRYDRLRGIAGRVQTAVGNLATQVERTQLLLRWHDPRLTPVFLMLFLVVSVLLYLTPFRVVVVVFSLYLLRHPRLRSNMPNLLFNLYSRLPSNDVTMQHLFFGN; from the exons ATGGAACACAAAGCTTGCACTGCACGAAGTGACCTGCAGCAGATGTTAGTTGATGAAACAGCAGTGCCCAAGGCCCTGCCATTATCACTCTTGGAGGACATCACAGATGATTTCTCAGATGACCGGGAGATTGGAAGAGGTGGATTTGCTGTCGTTTATAAG GGAGTACTTGGCGATAGGTCGGTTGCTGTGAAGAAGTTGTCCAAAGCTTATATGCATGAAATGGAGTTTCACAGAGAGGTTGAATGTCTGATGCGAGTAAAGCACAAGAATGTAGTAAGATTTTTGGGATATTGTGCTGATAGACAAGGAAGTATGGCAAAGTACAACGGAAaacttgtcatggcagatgtccaccAAAGACTACTTTGCTTCGAGTATATACCTAAGGGGAGTCTCGATAAGTATATCATCG ATGCCAATCGTGAGTGGCGAACGTGCTACAAAATAATCAAAGGGATTTGTGCGGGCCTGCAGTTCCTTCATGAAAATCATGTCATTCACTTGGATTTGAAACCTGCCAATATACTGCTTGACGATAGCATGGTACCGAAAATTACTGATTTTGGCCTGTCTAGATGCTTCGACGAAAATCAAAGCCGAGATATTACCAAAACTATATTAGGAACAAT GGGATATTTGGCACCAGAGCTTCGCGAAGGGGGTATAATTGCACGCAATGCTGACTTGTATAGTCTTGGTGTTATTATCATCGAAATACTGACTGGGCAAAAAGGGTATCAACCCACTGGGGAT GTACTTGAAAGTTGGAGTGATAAGTTGGAGAGATCGCAACGAGACACATTATGCGAACAAATACGAGTATGCTACGAGATAGCTTTAGAGTGCAGAGACTTCAATCCAAAGAAGAGACCAGCTAGTGCACGTGATATCATTGACAGGCTTCACGAAATGGAGAGTATCCAGGTAT GGAATTCTAACACTCTACTTCTAATTCTTCATTGTGGCTTGTGGGTGAAGGAGCTCCGCAAGAGCGCCATTGGCATCCTGGAGATGGGTATCCTCTGTGCGCGTAACCTGATTCCCATGAAGGCTAAGGAAGGGCAGCTCAGCGACCCTTACTGCGTCGTCAAGTACGGCGAGAAGTGGGTGCGCACAAACACGCTGCTCAACACCCTCGAGCCGCGGTGGAACGCGTTGTTCACCTGGGACGTGTTCGATTTCAGCACGGTCGTCACCGTCGCCGTTTTCGACGACtgccacctctcctcctcctcccacggCCGGCATGATGCCAGGGACCAGCAGATCGGCAAGACACGGATCCGCGTCGCCATGCTCGACACCGACCGCGCGTACACACACTTCTACCGGCTCATCACACTGACACCGGCAGGCGTGAAAGTGACAGGAGAACTCCAGCTTGCCGTCCGGTTCACCTGCATATCCTGGCCCAAAATGCTGGCTATGTACGGTAAACCGCTGCTTCACAAGATGAACCACACTAACCACATCCCCGCGGCGCAGCAGGACTACCTCCGTTTCCAGGCGGTGCAGATGGTGGCAAAGCAGCTGGAGCGGGCCGAGCCGCCACTGCGGAAGGAGGTGGTGGagtacatgctcgacttcgactcataCATGTTCAGCCTGCGCCGGACCAAGGCCAACTTCTACAGGCTTACGTCCCTCTTTGTCGGCGTCGCCGCCATAGGAAAGTGGTTCAACGGCATCTGCAGTTGGAAGAACCCACTTACCACGATCTTGGTTCACGTAGTGTTCCTGATATTGGTTTGCTACTCCAAGCTGATCCTGCCGATGGTGTTACTGTGCATGATCGCGATCGCGGCGCAGAACTACCGTTGGCGGCCGTGGCACACGCCGCACATGGACATGAGGATGTCACAGGCCGACTACACGCACCCGGACGAGTTGGACGAGGAGTTCGACATGCTGCCGCCAACATACAAGGACACGGTGTTGTCGTACCTGGATCAGGTGCACCAAGATGAGCTGAACACGTCCAAGAGGTCGGATGACATTGTGCGGATGAGGTATGATCGACTGAGGGGCATTGCCGGCAGGGTGCAGACAGCGGTCGGCAACCTGGCTACGCAGGTGGAGCGCACGCAGTTGTTGCTCCGCTGGCACGACCCCAGGTTGACGCCCGTCTTCCTCATGCTCTTCCTAGTGGTTTCCGTCCTATTATACCTGACGCCGTTCCGTGTGGTGGTCGTCGTGTTCAGTCTCTACCTCCTCCGGCACCCACGGTTGCGGAGCAACATGCCCAACCTGCTCTTCAACTTGTATAGTCGGCTGCCCTCCAACGATGTCACAATGCAGCATTTGTTCTTTGGGAACTAA